From Cellulophaga lytica DSM 7489, a single genomic window includes:
- a CDS encoding sulfatase family protein: MIHLLKNKKRYIYVSLAIATSIFISSCKETKKEADNSAKNKTTMETAKPNIVVIYMDDLGYGDISANGATEITTPNIDKLANEGVRFTNGYATSATCTPSRYGLLTGVYPWRNKDAAILPGTAPLIINTEQTTIPKMLKKQGYATGIVGKWHLGLGQGNVNWNERVSPGPNEVGFDYSYIMAATQDRVPTVYIKNGHVDGLDPKDPIEVDYSKNYDNQPTGKNNPELLSMKWHHGHNNSIVNGIPRIGFMKGGEAAKWSDVDMADHFLKEAKSYVTEHKNEPFFLYYALQQPHVPRTPHPRFVGKSGMGPRGDVILEADWIIGEFIKTLEEEKLLENTLIVFTSDNGPVLNDGYFDDAVEKLGKHTPTGGLRGGKYSLFDAGTRVPFITYWKGKIKPAVSNALVCQVDLLSSLAKLTGSNTTTNDSEQLLDAFLGKSNNGRKHLILEANKKTALRSGDWALIPPYKGKAINTQVNIELGIANEYQLYNLKEDKQQQNNLADTNAKKLSELVSIYTQLRGETTEETGELELK, encoded by the coding sequence ATGATACATTTACTTAAAAACAAAAAAAGATATATTTACGTTTCGCTGGCAATTGCAACTAGTATTTTTATAAGCAGCTGTAAAGAAACTAAAAAAGAGGCAGACAATTCTGCTAAAAATAAAACAACAATGGAAACCGCCAAACCAAATATTGTTGTTATTTATATGGACGATTTAGGTTACGGAGATATTAGTGCTAATGGTGCTACAGAAATAACTACTCCTAATATAGACAAACTTGCAAATGAAGGCGTTAGGTTTACCAATGGTTATGCAACATCTGCAACCTGTACGCCTAGTAGATATGGCTTACTAACTGGTGTGTACCCTTGGCGTAATAAAGATGCGGCAATTTTACCTGGTACTGCACCACTTATAATTAATACAGAGCAAACTACCATTCCTAAAATGCTTAAAAAACAAGGATACGCTACTGGTATTGTTGGTAAATGGCATTTAGGACTTGGACAAGGAAATGTGAATTGGAATGAACGTGTTTCTCCTGGTCCTAATGAAGTTGGTTTTGATTACTCTTACATTATGGCAGCAACACAAGATCGTGTACCAACAGTTTATATAAAAAACGGACACGTAGATGGTTTAGACCCAAAAGATCCTATAGAAGTAGATTATTCTAAAAATTATGACAACCAACCAACAGGCAAAAACAATCCGGAATTGTTAAGTATGAAATGGCATCATGGACATAATAATAGCATTGTAAATGGTATTCCTAGAATTGGTTTTATGAAAGGTGGTGAAGCTGCCAAATGGAGTGATGTAGATATGGCAGATCATTTTTTAAAAGAAGCTAAGTCATATGTTACAGAGCATAAAAATGAGCCTTTCTTTTTATACTACGCTCTACAACAGCCACACGTACCCCGTACACCACACCCACGCTTTGTAGGCAAATCTGGAATGGGCCCTAGAGGTGATGTAATTTTAGAAGCAGATTGGATTATTGGCGAGTTTATAAAAACATTAGAAGAAGAAAAACTATTAGAAAATACTTTAATTGTATTTACCAGTGATAATGGTCCTGTTTTAAATGATGGTTATTTTGATGATGCGGTAGAAAAATTAGGAAAACATACACCTACAGGTGGTTTAAGAGGTGGCAAATACAGTTTGTTTGATGCTGGTACGCGTGTACCATTTATAACTTATTGGAAAGGAAAAATAAAGCCTGCTGTATCTAATGCTTTGGTTTGCCAAGTAGATTTACTTAGTTCGCTTGCTAAACTTACAGGTAGTAATACAACTACTAATGATAGCGAGCAATTATTAGATGCATTTTTAGGAAAGTCTAACAACGGAAGAAAGCATTTAATTTTAGAAGCCAACAAAAAAACGGCATTAAGGAGTGGTGACTGGGCTTTAATTCCACCCTATAAAGGTAAAGCTATAAATACACAAGTAAATATAGAATTGGGTATAGCTAATGAGTATCAACTTTATAACTTAAAAGAAGATAAACAGCAACAAAACAACTTGGCAGATACAAATGCTAAAAAACTATCTGAACTTGTTTCTATATATACACAATTAAGAGGTGAAACTACTGAAGAAACTGGAGAATTAGAACTTAAATAA